From Rutidosis leptorrhynchoides isolate AG116_Rl617_1_P2 chromosome 3, CSIRO_AGI_Rlap_v1, whole genome shotgun sequence, a single genomic window includes:
- the LOC139902393 gene encoding uncharacterized protein: MSQEQGYVEGKLTMKNMLTVIPQVKKMLTERQEKLFRSTCFGPWLDLSYTGNDPGLVHAMLQRKCERSEKLDASKYPEEQQDIWFHFSPNFMIRFGRREFCLVTGFMFGSQTDMAHYIPRNYESKTAPIRRRCFPERPDASNILVSDIQNILIKKQGDVKVPKVSDDDIVRLAIILIVERAFMGKQGQHVVSKQFLWLVEDFNKVNVYPWGSRIWDATYSAVSEGFEVRESQLESGGGKAYTLAGFMWAFKIWILEAYRRTIKSFATKTDKDGVPRALFWKRSSAETFTVSDYLKLLHIMDDCPKRKRPFRSLHPSETERGCQWWIQSSSYFQGDVVEDEKNTQDDNQVEEELGGSLKELLQEESEQTSDPHPTQKGNKLQELLRMVNMLTKRVDDQEKELADCKKKLDDHEKRLKEQEHQEHQYADNEDAYVDPRSFSDNDTSPRVVRRGKRERRPTHFLNSPFTTPGYRKPLEKLSDEVASRVKRLKVSHQGTKEAENVLPMETEKPTEKGAEKAVDKQDENVALVSEEIEQGVDFPLVNEA, encoded by the exons atgtctcaagaacaG GGCTATGTGGAAGGTAAATTGACCATGAAGAATATGTTGACCGTGATTCCTCAGGTCAAGAAAATGTTGACTGAGAGACAAGAAAAATTATTTAGAAGTACATGCTTTGGTCCCTGGTTAGATCTTTCATACACGGGTAATGATCCTGGCCTAGTACATGCCATGCTCCAACGGAAATGTGAGCGTTCAGAAAAATTAGATGCTAGTAAGTACCCTGAAGAGCAACAAGATATATGGTTTCATTTTTCTCCTAATTTTATGATTAGATTTGGTCGGCGTGAATTTTGTTTAGTCACCGGCTTTATGTTTGGTAGCCagacggacatggcacattacatccctcgAAATTATGAATCTAAGACCGCACCCATTAGACGACGTTGTTTTCCAGAACGTCCCGATGCCAGCAACATTTTGGTTAGTGATATACAAAACATCCTTATCAAAAAACAAGGTGATGTAAAGGTTCCCAAGGTTAGTGACGATGATATTGTTCGACTAGCTATAATTTTGATCGTAGAGAGAGCGTTTATGGGGAAGCAGGGGCAACATGTGGTTAGTAAACAGTTTctatggttggttgaagatttcaataaggtgaacgtgtacccatgggggtctcgtatttgggatgctacttactcagcggtgagcgaaggttttgaggttcgagaaagccaattagagagtgggGGTGGAAAGGCTTACACATTGGCTGgttttatgtgggcatttaagatttggatcctcgaggcataccgtcgtaccattaagagttttgcaaccaaaactgataaggatggagtaccaagagcattattttggaagcgttcatctgctgaaacctttacagTGTCTGACTACCTAAAACTTCTACATATAATG GATGATTGTCCGAAGAGAAAAAGACCTTTTCGTTCCCTGCACCCATCTGAGACAGAGAGAGGTTGTCAATGGTGGATCCAGAGTTCCTCTTACTTTCAAGGAGATGTTGTTGAAGACGAGAAAAATACACAAGATGATAATCAAGTTGAAGAGGAGTTGGGTGGCAGTTTGAAGGAATTATTGCAGGAGGAGTCAGAGCAGACCTCGGACCCTCATCCAACACAAAAAGGCAACAAATTGCAGGAATTGTTGCGTATGGTTAATATGTTGACTAAGAGGGTGGatgatcaagaaaaggagttggcTGATTGTAAAAAGAAGCTTGATGATCATGAAAAACGTTTGAAAGAACAGGAACACCAGGAACATCAG TATGCTGATAACGAGGATGCATATGTGGATCCTCGATCTTTCTCTGACAATGATACATCTCCGAGGGTTGTTAGACGTGGGAAAAGAGAAAGAAGGCCCACTCATTTTTTAAATTCCCCTTTCACAACACCGGGCTACAGAAAACCATTGGAGAAG TTGTCTGACGAAGTAGCTTCTAGAGTAAAAAGGCTGAAAGTTTCTCATCAAGGGACTAAAGAAGCTGAGAATGTGTTGCCAATGGAAACTGAAAAGCCTACTGAAAAAGGGGCTGAAAAAGCTGTTGATAAACAAGATGAGAACGTGGCTCTGGTGTCTGAGGAGATTGAGCAAGGAGTTGATTTTCCATTGGTTAATGAAGCATAA